From the genome of Brevibacterium sp. JSBI002, one region includes:
- a CDS encoding UPF0182 family protein, translating to MSTSSSPTSARMPANRPRRSPLLLTLVSVAILLIAFIAFTQVYTEVLWFRQIDAANVFRTMWLTRGLTFLGGFILMAVPVWLSLHLAYRHRPVYAPTTPRQENLDRYREAIEPLRRVATIAIPAVMGVLAGITASANWNTILEWINSTSFGSKDPQFGLDKSFFVFVLPGLRLIGNQLGMALLLALIAALVAHYLFGGIRPGEQKGVILTKAAQWQLGITVAVLVIVQAGRLWLSRYDRMTAAGGIVPGVTYVDDHAALPAMAIVAIAAVLVALLFVYTAWKGNWRISIIATLTLIVLGGVSIIAYPALLQQFQVNPSQQSKESDYIQHNIDATRDAFDFDDIEVTPYSPSTTGKEGDLRKDAETAASIRLLDPNLVSDTFRQLQQVRPYYSFPQKLDVDRYNIDGDMRDTVISVRELAPSSVNNQSWFNRAIVYTHGFGVVAANGNQRNPDGEPLFMESDIPPKGEFPEYEPRVYFGESSPDYSIVGAPKGATPRELDYPSDEKSGSGQVNSTFSGDGGPSVGNVFNRLAYALKFQDEQILLSDALNDESQILYDRHPRERVEKLAPFLKVDGDPYPAVVDGKIKWILDGYTTAEDYPYSTPQPLQQATEDSTTASAPNSVATLPDDEVNYIRNSVKITVDAYDGSVDMYQWDKDDPVLKTWMKVFPGLIKSSSEMSGDLMSHVRYPEDMFKVQRDLLTKYHVTSASEFYSGQDFWTLPTDPTTKASSGLTQPPFYMTLQMPGQQSPSFSLTSSYIPARSSEGQSRNNLTGFLSADADAGNQKGETAEGYGKLRLLQLPRNTTVPGPGQAQNNFNTAPDVQRSLNLLRQGESEVENGNLLTLPIGGGLLYVQPVYVRSAGETSYPLLQHVLVAFGEDIGFAPTLDEALDQVFGGDSGASAGDAGTEDSGDGESGSTSGGEDADSKSGSPDKALNDALQEAKKAMEDSDAALKDGDFAEYGKAQDRLKKALEDAVAADPSLAEDAAGQDSSAPASEPADEGGDSGN from the coding sequence GTGAGCACCTCGTCCTCACCCACCTCCGCACGCATGCCGGCGAATCGGCCAAGACGTTCGCCGCTGCTGCTCACCCTCGTGTCTGTGGCGATCCTGCTGATCGCCTTCATCGCCTTCACCCAGGTCTACACCGAGGTGCTGTGGTTCCGCCAGATCGACGCAGCGAACGTCTTCCGGACCATGTGGCTCACCCGGGGACTGACATTCCTCGGCGGATTCATTCTCATGGCCGTTCCGGTCTGGCTGAGTCTCCATCTGGCCTACCGCCATCGTCCGGTCTACGCGCCGACGACTCCGCGACAGGAGAACCTCGACCGTTATCGTGAGGCCATCGAGCCTCTGCGTCGGGTCGCGACGATCGCGATTCCCGCGGTCATGGGTGTCCTCGCCGGCATCACCGCCTCGGCGAATTGGAACACGATCCTCGAATGGATCAACTCGACGTCCTTCGGCTCGAAGGATCCTCAGTTCGGTCTCGACAAGTCGTTCTTCGTCTTCGTGCTACCTGGCCTGCGCCTCATCGGCAACCAGCTGGGCATGGCTCTGCTTCTGGCGCTCATCGCCGCCCTCGTCGCCCATTATCTCTTCGGCGGAATCCGTCCGGGCGAGCAGAAGGGCGTCATCCTGACGAAGGCCGCTCAGTGGCAGCTGGGCATCACCGTGGCGGTTCTCGTCATCGTTCAGGCTGGCCGGCTGTGGCTCTCCCGCTACGATCGGATGACCGCTGCCGGCGGGATCGTCCCCGGCGTCACCTACGTCGATGATCATGCCGCCCTGCCGGCCATGGCGATCGTTGCCATCGCCGCCGTCCTGGTCGCACTGCTGTTCGTCTATACCGCGTGGAAGGGCAACTGGCGGATCTCGATCATCGCCACGCTCACCCTCATCGTGCTCGGCGGCGTTTCGATCATCGCGTACCCGGCCCTGCTCCAGCAGTTCCAGGTCAATCCGTCGCAGCAGAGCAAGGAATCCGATTACATCCAGCACAACATCGACGCCACGCGCGATGCGTTCGACTTCGATGACATCGAGGTGACTCCGTATTCGCCGAGCACCACTGGCAAGGAGGGCGACCTGCGCAAGGACGCAGAGACCGCGGCGTCGATCCGCCTCCTGGATCCGAACCTCGTCTCGGATACCTTCCGGCAGCTGCAGCAGGTTCGACCGTACTACTCGTTCCCGCAGAAGCTCGACGTCGATCGCTACAACATCGACGGGGACATGCGCGACACTGTCATCTCGGTGCGTGAACTCGCCCCGAGTTCGGTGAACAACCAGAGCTGGTTCAACCGGGCGATCGTCTACACTCACGGATTCGGTGTGGTCGCAGCCAACGGCAACCAGCGCAACCCGGACGGCGAGCCGCTGTTCATGGAGTCGGATATTCCGCCGAAGGGCGAGTTCCCCGAATACGAACCGCGTGTGTACTTCGGAGAGTCATCTCCGGACTACTCGATCGTCGGCGCACCGAAGGGTGCGACTCCGCGTGAGCTCGACTATCCCTCCGATGAGAAGAGCGGCTCCGGTCAGGTCAACAGCACCTTCTCCGGTGACGGCGGACCGTCGGTGGGCAATGTCTTCAACCGTCTCGCCTACGCCCTGAAGTTCCAGGACGAGCAGATCCTTCTCTCGGACGCGCTGAACGACGAGTCCCAGATCCTCTACGATCGGCACCCGCGTGAGCGTGTGGAGAAGCTCGCCCCCTTCCTCAAGGTCGACGGCGATCCGTACCCGGCCGTCGTGGACGGGAAGATCAAGTGGATCCTCGACGGCTACACCACTGCCGAGGACTACCCGTATTCGACACCGCAGCCGCTCCAGCAGGCCACCGAGGATTCAACCACGGCGTCGGCTCCGAATTCGGTGGCGACTCTGCCGGACGATGAGGTCAACTACATCAGGAACTCGGTGAAGATCACCGTCGATGCCTACGACGGTTCTGTCGACATGTACCAGTGGGACAAGGACGATCCGGTCCTGAAGACTTGGATGAAGGTGTTCCCCGGACTCATCAAGTCGTCCTCGGAGATGTCCGGTGACCTGATGAGCCACGTCCGGTACCCGGAGGACATGTTCAAGGTCCAGCGCGACCTGCTCACCAAGTACCATGTCACCTCCGCCAGTGAGTTCTACTCCGGTCAGGACTTCTGGACCCTGCCGACCGATCCGACGACGAAGGCGAGCAGCGGACTGACGCAGCCGCCGTTCTACATGACCCTGCAGATGCCGGGCCAGCAGTCGCCGTCGTTCTCGCTGACGAGCTCGTATATCCCGGCTCGGTCGTCCGAGGGGCAGTCGAGAAACAACCTCACCGGGTTCCTCTCTGCCGATGCCGATGCCGGCAATCAGAAGGGCGAGACAGCCGAGGGCTACGGCAAGCTGCGGCTGCTGCAGCTTCCGCGCAACACCACTGTGCCCGGACCTGGTCAGGCTCAGAACAACTTCAATACCGCACCCGATGTGCAGCGCAGTCTGAACCTGCTGCGTCAGGGTGAGTCCGAAGTCGAGAACGGCAACCTGCTGACTCTGCCGATCGGCGGCGGTCTGCTGTACGTCCAGCCGGTCTATGTCCGGTCCGCCGGTGAGACCTCCTATCCGCTGCTGCAGCACGTGCTCGTGGCCTTCGGTGAGGACATCGGGTTCGCTCCGACCCTCGACGAGGCGCTCGACCAGGTGTTCGGCGGAGACTCCGGAGCCTCGGCCGGCGACGCCGGAACCGAGGACAGCGGAGACGGCGAATCGGGATCGACCTCCGGCGGAGAGGACGCGGATTCGAAGTCCGGCTCGCCGGACAAGGCTCTCAACGATGCTCTGCAGGAGGCGAAGAAGGCCATGGAGGATTCCGATGCCGCGCTGAAGGACGGCGATTTCGCGGAGTACGGAAAGGCTCAGGACCGTCTGAAGAAGGCGCTCGAGGATGCCGTCGCGGCTGACCCGTCGCTGGCAGAGGACGCGGCGGGCCAGGATTCCTCCGCTCCCGCCTCTGAGCCGGCTGACGAAGGCGGCGACTCGGGCAACTGA
- a CDS encoding threonine/serine ThrE exporter family protein produces the protein MHEASEKTVPAQELLVTIGTGLLAGGISSVDVEDALTGLAPAVGLKSINVAALPKGLFLTIGPGSPTRFERIGPDLRFDQTAKLLDIVDAVRSRRLGIDAARRMIEAEVYGTPPRWPGWVTCLGAVPVGVGLCLLLEPGLVNLAFAALGSLIVAGVLAVNARHPSLGPLLPVASAFIVAVLILVGFRLDWLDSPLRTSVATLALLLPGSAVVTGLTEISAGALSAGSSRLVSATVQLAMFIAGVAGASVVTGTGAEALANSQLTASTWWLSALGVAAATLGLIIYLHTPLEHTVPIVLTIAAAALAQLGIGAEFGAAIGGLAGALTASVVAVVLSRLPKGPIWRISFVPAFLVVAPGSFGLLNASQIEFGDGTGVAGSMLAAATTFFTIAIGTVIGAAIAHAVEPKDEIVA, from the coding sequence GTGCACGAGGCAAGCGAAAAGACCGTCCCTGCGCAGGAGCTGCTGGTGACGATCGGGACGGGGCTGCTCGCCGGTGGGATCTCCTCGGTCGATGTCGAAGACGCACTGACCGGACTGGCACCTGCCGTCGGCCTGAAGTCGATCAATGTCGCAGCTCTTCCCAAGGGCCTGTTCCTCACCATCGGCCCCGGCAGTCCCACCCGGTTCGAACGCATCGGCCCTGACCTGCGGTTCGACCAGACGGCGAAGCTGCTCGACATCGTCGATGCCGTGCGGTCGCGTCGGCTCGGCATCGACGCCGCTCGCCGCATGATCGAGGCCGAGGTCTACGGCACTCCCCCGCGCTGGCCCGGATGGGTGACCTGCCTCGGCGCGGTGCCCGTCGGCGTCGGGCTGTGCCTGCTGCTCGAACCGGGACTGGTCAACCTCGCCTTCGCCGCTCTCGGTTCGCTCATCGTCGCAGGTGTGCTCGCCGTCAACGCCCGGCACCCCAGCCTCGGACCGCTGCTGCCGGTCGCCTCGGCGTTCATCGTCGCGGTGCTCATCCTCGTCGGCTTCCGCCTTGACTGGCTGGACAGTCCCCTGCGCACGAGCGTCGCCACCCTGGCGCTGCTACTGCCTGGCAGCGCTGTGGTCACCGGACTGACCGAGATCTCCGCCGGCGCCCTCTCGGCAGGCAGTTCCCGGCTCGTCTCGGCCACCGTCCAGTTGGCGATGTTCATCGCCGGAGTCGCCGGTGCCTCCGTCGTCACTGGCACCGGCGCCGAGGCGCTTGCGAACTCCCAGCTCACCGCCTCGACATGGTGGCTGTCCGCCCTGGGCGTGGCCGCCGCGACGCTGGGCCTCATCATCTATCTGCACACTCCGCTCGAGCACACGGTGCCGATCGTCCTCACTATCGCTGCGGCCGCACTGGCACAACTGGGCATCGGTGCCGAATTCGGTGCGGCCATCGGCGGCCTGGCCGGCGCTTTGACCGCATCGGTGGTGGCCGTCGTGCTCTCGCGTCTGCCGAAAGGCCCGATCTGGCGGATCAGCTTCGTGCCCGCGTTCCTCGTCGTCGCTCCCGGGTCGTTCGGGCTCCTCAACGCTTCGCAGATCGAATTCGGAGACGGCACTGGGGTTGCCGGCAGCATGCTGGCGGCTGCGACCACGTTCTTCACCATCGCCATCGGCACGGTCATCGGCGCCGCCATCGCCCACGCGGTCGAGCCCAAGGATGAAATCGTCGCCTGA
- a CDS encoding integrase core domain-containing protein — MTGDSYDNAAAEALNKLFKKEVVWREGPWTGRDAVEFATLEWVHWYNNTRPHSYCKDLAPAQLDEHYYTEASRSEVAGVPL, encoded by the coding sequence CTGACGGGTGATTCTTATGATAATGCCGCAGCCGAAGCGTTAAACAAACTATTTAAGAAAGAGGTGGTGTGGCGCGAAGGTCCGTGGACTGGTCGTGATGCTGTGGAATTCGCGACTTTGGAGTGGGTGCATTGGTATAACAACACCCGCCCACATTCGTACTGCAAGGACCTCGCTCCAGCGCAGCTCGACGAACACTACTACACTGAAGCCAGCCGGTCAGAGGTGGCTGGCGTACCGTTATGA
- a CDS encoding ATP-binding cassette domain-containing protein, with protein MPNHKEVDPVVFDNVEKTYTGRTVLSHASFSVSPGDMVAFTGPSGSGKSTILNLAGLLDSPDAGEVRLFGTTAPRPRSRDATLFLRHRLGYLFQNFALIDSATVRENLKVALTYSSDRSDHTKQIARILERVGLPGYEDRRVYSLSGGEQQRVAIARLWLKPCELVLADEPTGSLDENNRDEIVKLLREMSADGRTILLATHDHRVAEVCTRTVEVASLSKPKRTSNQDAGREDAPS; from the coding sequence ATGCCCAACCATAAAGAAGTAGACCCTGTCGTTTTCGATAACGTCGAAAAAACCTACACCGGGCGAACGGTACTCAGTCACGCTAGTTTTTCTGTCAGCCCCGGGGATATGGTCGCATTCACTGGGCCCAGCGGATCTGGGAAGTCGACAATCCTCAACCTCGCTGGACTCCTCGACTCTCCCGATGCGGGCGAAGTTCGACTTTTCGGCACCACAGCACCACGGCCCCGCTCGCGAGATGCCACTCTGTTCTTGCGCCATCGCCTCGGATACCTGTTCCAAAACTTCGCTCTCATTGACTCCGCAACGGTTCGCGAAAACCTGAAAGTCGCTTTGACCTACTCTTCCGACCGCAGCGATCACACAAAGCAGATCGCCCGTATTCTCGAGCGCGTGGGTTTGCCTGGGTACGAAGATCGCCGCGTCTACTCTCTCTCCGGAGGAGAACAGCAGAGAGTGGCCATCGCGCGCCTTTGGCTGAAACCATGCGAACTCGTCCTCGCCGACGAACCCACCGGATCACTCGATGAAAACAACCGCGATGAAATCGTCAAACTCCTGAGGGAAATGAGCGCCGACGGACGGACCATCCTCCTCGCAACGCATGACCATCGGGTAGCTGAAGTCTGTACCAGAACCGTAGAAGTCGCCTCCCTGAGTAAACCCAAACGAACATCAAACCAAGACGCAGGCCGCGAGGACGCACCTTCGTGA
- a CDS encoding recombinase family protein: MPYRYESRVKVNKLPWLTGKDCAVTFVSENITVSKDGSSPMQELFLTFLSGMAQFERARILERQREGIELAKAQGVYQRKLTDEDVQACRAMVDMGISVAEVARRYEVSRQTLYNALKGAGAYSPDS; encoded by the coding sequence ATGCCCTATCGCTACGAGAGCCGAGTTAAGGTTAACAAGCTCCCTTGGCTCACCGGGAAGGATTGCGCGGTCACCTTCGTCTCGGAGAACATCACCGTCTCCAAGGACGGCAGCTCCCCCATGCAGGAACTTTTCCTCACGTTCCTGTCGGGCATGGCCCAGTTCGAGCGCGCACGGATCCTCGAACGGCAGCGGGAAGGGATCGAGCTGGCGAAGGCTCAGGGCGTCTATCAGCGCAAGCTCACAGACGAGGATGTGCAAGCCTGCCGCGCGATGGTCGACATGGGGATCTCGGTGGCCGAGGTCGCGCGACGTTACGAGGTCTCTCGGCAAACTCTCTACAACGCGCTCAAGGGAGCAGGGGCCTATTCTCCCGATTCCTGA